The following nucleotide sequence is from Triticum dicoccoides isolate Atlit2015 ecotype Zavitan chromosome 7B, WEW_v2.0, whole genome shotgun sequence.
TTAAACGGTTTGGCCCGACTACTAGACCAGCACTAGACGAGTTCCTTAAGTGGTTTGAAGGATGCTTTTCTGTTTGAAGCTACTCATACACTTCATGTAGTTAAACGGTTTGGCGCGTATcaggtttacatataagtttttgaGAGGTCAGTGAATGAATTAAGTTTTTGAAAGCGTCATTTAGTAAAAGTAAGTAAAACAGATGCCCCGTCCATACCAGACGGGGCTTGCAGACGGGGCACAAATGGAGAGCGTGGATTTGTGGGATCCTTGCCACATCAACTACTAAGGTGATGGTCAATGGAGAGCCCGATGAAACAATATTCAACTGCAAAGGTATGCATCAAGGAGACTTGCCGTTACCCATGTTGTTCATTCTTGCGATGGAGCCGCTGCATCGTATGTTTGAGGCTGCGGTGCTAAAGCAAGTCTTGGAGCCGCTGGCTCGGTCGGGTGTGAGGCAAATAATGTCAATATATGCAGATGATGTGGTACTTTTCCCGAGGCCGAGGCATGTGGAGTTGGCAGCCTGTATAGCAATCTTTGAAATGTTTGGCGAAGCTTCAGGATTACACATCAACATGGGCAAATCAGCTGCTCTGCCGATCAGATGTGATGAGCAGACCGTAGCTTGGGTAAGTCAAGAATTGGGATGCCCGGTGGCATCGTTCCCGATCAAGTACCTCGGACTTCCACTCTCACTAAGGAAGCCGACGGCATGACAGTTACAATACTTGGTGGAAAATTTGGCAAACAGTTTACCAAAGTGGAGGGCAGCGCTACTGCCAAAGAGCGGGAGGTTGACACTTGTTCAGTCGGTACTGGATGCTATGCCAATACATGCGATGATGGCGCTGGACCTACCAACGAAGACAATTGCGGCAATGAACAAAGTGTGTAGGGGTTTCCTATGGTGCAAAAGGGCCGAGGCAAATGGAGGCAATCGTGCGGTAGCCTGGGAGTCAGTGTGTGCACCGAAATGGGCAGGAGGACTAGGCATTCCTAACCTCCACTGGCTGAATGTGGCCATGCAAGCGAGGTGGCCATGGTTAAAATGAGTTGATGCTTCCAGACCATGGAGTGAATTCTCTATCAAAGTGCCAAAGGAGTCTATGCAGCTCTTCCGGGCTGCAACTAGAGCCGATGCTAGAGACAAAAGGACAACCTTGTTTTGGGAGGACAGGTGGTTAGATGGCATGAGGGTGCAGGAGTTGGCACCGGACTTGTATAATAGGATCCCGGCAAGGATCAGACGACGGGCCATGGTTGGTCAGGTTGCAGTAAGTGGCGAATGAGCACAGGCAGTTGGACCGGACCTTGATGAGAATATGCTACGACAGTTCTTGGAGTTGTGGAGTAGGGTGGCTGCATGGGTGCCCATAGAGGGGGAGCAGGACGAGGTGCGTTGGTCCTGGGATACGCATGGCCAATTCACCGTGAGATCGGCGTATGCAAGCAGATTCTGGGGACGTGAGGAGGTTCCAACATCGAAGCTGGCATGGAAATCGAGGGCGCCGTTGGAATGCCGCTTCTTTGCGTAGTTGGCCCTAAAGAATCAGTGTTGGACCTCGGACAGGCTAGCCAGGAGGGGTCTACCGCACCAAGACGCATGCCCTTTTTGTGATCAGGAAGAGGAATCAATAAACCACATGTTGCGCATGTGCGTGTTCGCCAAGACGGCATGGATGGTAGTTGGAGAGGCACCTGGCAGGGAGGACTGGCTGCCGAATCAGGAGGACACACTTGCAGAGTGGCTATGTACTAGATGTGTGGGCAATACTACGTGCACTAAGGACTTGCGTGCGGTGTTGCTACTAGTCATGGGGGAGCTATGGAAGCATCGTAATGCCATTGTCTTTGACGGTGATTCCCCGTCGATTGTGAGACTCATCAACAAGGTGAAGACGGAGGCCAAAGTGTGAGCTACGGCCGGGCTAATCAAGACGGATTTGAAGGTTTTCTTAGGTAGATTGCATAGGCGGGCTACGAGGGAGGAGTAGGGTAGCGGTGTCCTGGGTGGAGTGGGTGCTCGCTAAAAGCCGCATGAACATGTAAATGTAACTTGTAGCGGAGGccttctttgcctttcttctttaatactccctccgtttcaaaatagatgactcaattttatactaaagttaatacaaagttgagtcatctattttagaacggagggagtatatgatgtgCACACTCGTACATATTCGAGAAAAAAAGATGTGGCTTGCAGCAGGCGCCGCGTTTCTTCCCTACCCGGCGCACAAGGTGCCAACCGGAGGAGCCGCGATCAGGAGCGCAGGACAAACAAGCCTGACGGAAGTGCTTCGATCACCGCCACTGAGAGCTTGCAGGCCAAGGCGAGGTTCCCTTGGCCCGGGGCTTCCCGTGACGTAACGCCTGACGCGCATGAACGAGACAGGCCGGATTATTGTACTAGATTTGATCGACTGACGAGTGTGCGACCATACTGTCACTGCTAGCTCAGCGCTTCAATGCGTGAGATCCAAGTAGCATACGCCTCTGGATTCTAGAAGGATAATAATCAACTACAGCTACAGCGACAGCATAGTAGTACGTGTCACGCCAGCCGACATGTATTTAACCCCTGCCACCACAGCCCACACAGGTACGAGCGGCCGTGCTTCTCCTGGCTTTCCTCTCCTAGCTAGCGATGGCGACCGAGGGCCTCCGGATGCTGCTGGCGGACGCCTCTCGCTCTCCGTGGGGCGTCGCCGGCGCCGCGGCGGCCGTGGCGCTGCTGTGGTTCGCCGCCTGGGTCCTGGAGTGGGCGTGGTGGACGCCGCGGCGGCTGGGCCGGGCTCTCCGGGCCCAGGGAATCAGGGGCACCCGGTACCGCCTCTTCACCGGCGACATACCGGAGAACGCCCGGTGCAACGCTGTGGCCCGGTCGCGGCCCATGCCGCTCGGCTCCCACGACATCACCCCCCGCGTGCTGCCCATGTTCTCCAACGCCATCAAGGAGCACGGTAAGCTTTTCAGTCCTGAAATTCTGAAGTTCTTCATTTTTGTGACGTCAGGACGAGTAGTGCTTGCGCTTTGAGCCAGCTGCCTGCATCACTTTGCGTCCGAGCATGTGTTTGTTTGGAGATTAACTAAACTGGGTGCACACTGCACACTAACAGTTGTCGGAACTTCTTTTCAGACGCTTTGAACTCTCCTCATAGAAAACCATGTGCTCAAAGCCAAGCCATTGCTGTAGTCAGTTAACATGGGACCCAAATGTCATAAGTCTGCTTATAATTGACTAATCAAAGCAATGCTTTTCTTTTATTACCGATCAGTCCTAGAGTTGTGGTACCACAGCCCCAAAAGTAGTGTATTTGTGcagtttctctttttttttgttcttcCGGGATCTGCTCTGAACCTCTGATACACAGCATATGTGTAGGATATTTGTGGGGATGTATCTTGCTACACAGGAGCTACTAACAAACTACATCATGCACTTCAGTTGTCATATCACAAAATATCTTTctcgcaaaaaataaaaaaaaataacggAATATCTATTTACGAATGCAGGGAAAGTGTCCTTCACTTGGTTTGGCCCAACGCCAAGGGTGATGATTCCAGACCCAGAATTAGTGAGAGAAATTCTGTCCAACAAGTTTGGGCACTTCGGGAAACAGAGGAGCACCCGTATTGGGAAGCTGCTAGCCAACGGGCTTGCAAATCATGAAGGAGAGAAATGGGCAAAGCACCGAAGAATCCTCAATCCTGCATTTCACCATGAGAAGATAAAGGTACCCGTTCAGTGAGAATTTCTAGTGGCTTCCATTATTTTCTCACTTTGAGTCGCAACATGCATGGGTCAAAAAAATAAATGCAGGATAATGCACACTTTTCATATGCTGATATGTTTCGTTTGCAGAGGATGCTGCCAGTTTTTTCTGCCTGCTGTGAAGAGATGATTACAAGATGGGGGAATTCGATGTCCGCTGACGGATCATGTGAGATTGACTTCTGTCCTGAGTTCCAGAATCTTACCGGAGATGTCATCTCGAGAACAGCATTTGGTAGCAATTTTCAGGAGGGGATGAAAATATTCCAGCTGCAAGGGGAGTTAGGTGAACGGCTGATACAGGCATTTCAGACACTTTTTATCCCAGGCTATTGGTAAGTTCTTTTCTTTCACAAAAACAAAAAATCCTTCGACTTGCAGACATGAGTACTTACAAACTTTCCATCACAAGCTCATAACGTTTCTAGCAAATGGAGTAGTGCACTGCATATATGGTCTGTGGCATTTGACGAAAAATAGGTATTTTAGGCACATGCAGTTTAACTCCCCTTAGAGGCGCTCAAGTGAAATTTGAAAGGAAACTACTAGACTTTTTTTCATAAAGTGAAGAGTTCATTAAAAAAATGGCTGATCAAAGGAACATTTTGTCTTTCGATGGTAAAGATAAATAGTACTccatctgtaaactaatataagaccttttagatacAGAGGGAGTAGCAATCAAGATTTTCTTTCAAATGCTGACATGTCAGAACATTTTCAGGTTCTTCCCAACAAAGAACAACAGAAGGATGAGAGCAATTGATCGTGAGATCCGCATGATTCTGCGAGGCATTATTGGGAAAAAGGAAAGAGCTATTAAAAATGGTGAAGCTAGCAGCGATGACTTGCTAGGATTGCTGTTGGAGTCAAATATGCAACAATCAAATGGGAAGGCAAATCTAGGACTGAGTATTGAAGATATAATTCAGGAATGCAAGCTATTTTACTTTGCAGGTATGGAGACAACATCGGTCTTGCTCACATGGACACTAATTGTGCTAAGCATGCACCCAGAGTGGCAAGAGCAGGCAAGAGAGGAAGTGTTGCATCACTTTGGAAGAACCACACCTGATTTTGAGAACTTGGGTCGCCTGAAGATTGTAAGTGCGAAATTGATGATAATGTGATGTTTTAAGTCTAGAATGGTTGGAGTAATGTTCTTGATATTGTGTATTATTTTGCAGGTAACAATGATTTTTTATGAGGTTCTTAGGTTGTACCCCCCAATAACCTTCCTCACGAGAAGAACTTACAAGGCAATGGAGCTTGGCGGCATCAAATATCCGGCAGGCGTGAACCTTATGTTGCCAATTCTCTTTATCCACCATGACCCTGATATTTGGGGAAAAGATGCAAGGGAATTCAATCCACAGAGGTTTGCTGATGGCATCTCAAATGCAGCGAAGCATCCGGCGGCATTCTTTCCTTTTGGAGGGGGTCCTCGGATATGCATCGGCCAGAACTTTGCGTTGCTGGAAGCAAAGATGGCTCTGAGCATCATCCTCCAGCGCTTCTCCTTCGAGCTCTCGCCGTCCTACGTCCATGCACCGTACACCGTGATAACCCTGCAGCCGCAGCATGGTGCTCAAATTAGGCTGAAGAAGATATGAGCATGCTTTCTCGTGGGGCAGTGAATCTACTTACTAGTTGTGTATAGGTGAAAGTTTTGGCTTTTGGTTGAATAAACatagcaactactccctccgttccaaaatagatgactcaactttatactaactttagtataaagttgagtcatctattttggaacggagggagtagttttcatgTTGTAGTCGCAAAAAAGAAAAGCAGGTTTCATGTTTTGTATGCTTTTTTGAAATAACTGAGTGAATGGAAATAGTAGTTCCAGCTGAACTGCTCGTTTGCTTCAGTTCATAATAGTACGGCTAGTGTGTAACTTCCTTTCAGTGAAACTCCTTTCATGATGCTCGCAAAAATAACTCCTTTCATCAGGGTCAGGCTGCAGAAAAGAGAACACTGAAAAGTCTTTCTTACACTGGCGTTGTTTACCAGAAATTATCTGCGTCATAACTGTGCTCGATCGATACTCGGCATGAATCAAAGGGAGAAAAACAAACCCGAGGATAGTTGTTCCATTTATGCACTAAAGAAGACTTAGAATACAGATAAAGCTCAAGAATGCCCTTCATAGATCGAACCCGAAGCTTAAAAAAACCAACTGGACTAAAAAGAATGATATCCCACTATACAAAGACTGTAGGTATGCCTTTTGTCTATCAAGTTGACAAACTGCTAGTATTCGTGAAAAAAAGGGAAATTGCTCCTCTACCGTTCTGAAAAAGATCAATTTCTCTTATCTGAGGCACACAAACCAAATACTTACATATGTAAACTGGGAAATTATAGGTTAATTTGCGAAAACTTTGATGTACTTCCATGCAACAGGAGCAGCAGCTAAAATTTACATATTACAGTTTTTTTTCTAAGGGGCCAAGGATTACAATTTTTTCACGGGTATGAATCCTACACAAACAATTGGACATTCATGCACCCTTGTTCTAGCATTTGCGCAAAACAGACTTACACGCTGGTTTAGCTGACTGGTATGCAATTGAGTTTAAATGCAAAAGGTCACCACAATAACGGTGTCATTATCAGAAAATCACCCCTTTACAATCTTTCGCAAACATCACCGTACGCAAAGACCGACACCGGCAAACAATACTGATGATAAATGCTAATTGCTTTGATGATGTCATTAATTGTTCGAGCCCGTCCGTCGGACCGAGTTGGCAAAAAAAGTGCCACGAGGGCACCTGTTGAGTGTGCCGAGGAGCTGTGCCAGTCCGCCGTGGGCATGGCGCTAGCTTGCAGAGCCGTCTCCACCGTTCTCCTCCACCTCCTTCCCTACCGGCCAGGGTTTGCACGGAAGCCACCTAGGACCGACGCCACGATGGCCCAGTGCCTGAACGCGAGCCCTCCCA
It contains:
- the LOC119336703 gene encoding cytochrome P450 72A15-like, which encodes MATEGLRMLLADASRSPWGVAGAAAAVALLWFAAWVLEWAWWTPRRLGRALRAQGIRGTRYRLFTGDIPENARCNAVARSRPMPLGSHDITPRVLPMFSNAIKEHGKVSFTWFGPTPRVMIPDPELVREILSNKFGHFGKQRSTRIGKLLANGLANHEGEKWAKHRRILNPAFHHEKIKRMLPVFSACCEEMITRWGNSMSADGSCEIDFCPEFQNLTGDVISRTAFGSNFQEGMKIFQLQGELGERLIQAFQTLFIPGYWFFPTKNNRRMRAIDREIRMILRGIIGKKERAIKNGEASSDDLLGLLLESNMQQSNGKANLGLSIEDIIQECKLFYFAGMETTSVLLTWTLIVLSMHPEWQEQAREEVLHHFGRTTPDFENLGRLKIVTMIFYEVLRLYPPITFLTRRTYKAMELGGIKYPAGVNLMLPILFIHHDPDIWGKDAREFNPQRFADGISNAAKHPAAFFPFGGGPRICIGQNFALLEAKMALSIILQRFSFELSPSYVHAPYTVITLQPQHGAQIRLKKI